From a region of the Streptomyces caniferus genome:
- a CDS encoding multidrug effflux MFS transporter: MTESGAADPKDLPAIAERDAAAAPAAPVASRRTSLLVTLVLGGLTAVPPLSMDMYLPALPQVTAALHSPAATVQLTLTTCLAGMALGQMIVGPMSDKWGRRRPLLAGMVIYILATALCAFAPTAELLIACRLLQGLAGSAGIVIARAVVRDLYDGVAMARFFSTLMLISGAAPVVAPLIGGQILQVTDWRGVFVVLTVVGVALTLLVWRRLDETLPPARRHSGGLGQTLRTMRDLLADRAFSGYLLVGAFAFAALFAYISASPFVIQEIYGASPQTFSLLFGINSVGLVLVGQFNGKVLVGRVGLDKVLGTGLAVIALAAAALLVMSSGVLGRPGLVPVAAGLFVLMAAMGLVMPSTNTLALLRTPHAAGSASALLGTSTFLLGSVASPLVGIAGERTALPMALVQLSCAILALVSFLGMCRPWQRRGEHNGSTAGERTTL, translated from the coding sequence ATGACGGAGTCCGGCGCGGCCGATCCCAAGGACCTCCCCGCAATAGCCGAGCGGGACGCGGCAGCAGCACCGGCTGCACCCGTCGCGTCCCGCCGCACCAGCCTCCTGGTCACCCTCGTCCTCGGCGGACTCACGGCGGTCCCGCCGCTCTCCATGGACATGTATCTGCCGGCCCTGCCGCAGGTCACCGCCGCCCTGCACAGCCCGGCCGCCACCGTCCAGCTCACCCTGACCACCTGCCTGGCGGGCATGGCGCTCGGCCAGATGATCGTCGGCCCGATGAGCGACAAGTGGGGCCGCCGCCGCCCGCTGCTGGCCGGCATGGTGATCTACATCCTGGCGACCGCCCTGTGCGCGTTCGCCCCCACCGCCGAACTCCTCATCGCCTGCCGCCTGTTGCAGGGCCTGGCGGGGTCGGCCGGCATCGTCATCGCGCGGGCGGTGGTCCGCGATCTGTACGACGGCGTGGCGATGGCCCGCTTCTTCTCCACCCTGATGCTGATCTCCGGAGCGGCACCGGTCGTCGCCCCGCTCATCGGCGGCCAGATCCTCCAGGTCACCGACTGGCGCGGCGTGTTCGTCGTCCTCACCGTCGTCGGGGTGGCGCTCACCCTCCTGGTGTGGCGCAGGCTCGACGAGACCCTGCCGCCCGCCCGCCGCCACTCCGGCGGCCTCGGCCAGACCCTGCGCACCATGCGCGATCTGCTCGCCGACCGGGCCTTCTCCGGCTACCTCCTCGTCGGCGCCTTCGCCTTCGCCGCCCTCTTCGCCTACATCTCCGCCTCGCCGTTCGTGATCCAGGAGATCTACGGCGCCTCCCCGCAGACCTTCAGCCTGCTCTTCGGCATCAACTCCGTCGGCCTGGTGCTCGTCGGCCAGTTCAACGGCAAGGTGCTGGTCGGCCGGGTCGGCCTCGACAAGGTGCTCGGCACCGGACTGGCCGTGATCGCGCTCGCCGCGGCCGCCCTGCTGGTGATGTCCTCCGGCGTCCTCGGCCGCCCCGGCCTGGTCCCGGTGGCCGCCGGCCTCTTCGTCCTCATGGCGGCGATGGGCCTGGTCATGCCGAGCACCAACACCCTGGCGCTGCTGCGCACCCCGCACGCGGCCGGCTCCGCCTCCGCGCTGCTGGGCACCTCCACCTTCCTGCTCGGCTCGGTGGCCTCCCCGCTGGTGGGCATCGCGGGCGAGCGGACGGCCCTGCCGATGGCCCTCGTACAGCTCTCCTGCGCCATATTGGCGCTCGTGAGCTTCCTGGGAATGTGCCGCCCGTGGCAGCGTAGGGGGGAGCACAACGGGAGCACGGCCGGCGAGAGGACCACGCTCTGA
- the efeU gene encoding iron uptake transporter permease EfeU, whose product MFGNYLIGLREGLEASLVVCILIAYLVKTGRREALRPVWLGITLAVVLSFAFGAALQFGSQTLTFKAQEALGGSLSIIAVGLVTWMVFWMRRTARHLKKELHGKLDAALQMGTVALVVTAFLSVGREGLETALFIWTAAQSADDGVRPLVGALLGLLTAVLLGWLFYRGAVRINLAKFFTWTGGMLVVVAAGVLAYGFHDLQEADILPGLASQAFDISAQIPVDSWYGTVLKGIFNFQPDPTVLQVTVWALYLIPTLLFFFAPGRVAPNRATPAAAPSAPVAPKEPEPHDTQVAVPGARNTDVDSGGAGDTQRVHDGARREGDAAGGVEG is encoded by the coding sequence GTGTTCGGCAACTACCTGATCGGTTTGCGCGAGGGCCTGGAAGCCAGCCTCGTCGTCTGCATCCTCATCGCCTATCTGGTCAAGACCGGGAGGCGGGAGGCGCTGCGCCCGGTCTGGCTCGGGATCACGCTCGCCGTGGTGCTGTCGTTCGCGTTCGGTGCGGCGCTGCAATTCGGGTCGCAGACCCTGACGTTCAAGGCCCAGGAAGCGCTGGGCGGGTCGCTGTCGATCATCGCGGTCGGCCTGGTGACGTGGATGGTCTTCTGGATGCGGCGCACCGCGCGGCACCTGAAGAAGGAGCTGCACGGCAAGCTGGACGCGGCGCTGCAGATGGGCACCGTGGCGCTGGTGGTCACCGCGTTCCTGTCGGTGGGCCGCGAGGGCCTGGAGACCGCGCTGTTCATCTGGACCGCCGCGCAGTCCGCCGACGACGGGGTACGGCCGCTGGTCGGGGCGCTGCTGGGCCTGCTGACGGCCGTACTGCTGGGCTGGCTGTTCTACCGCGGTGCGGTGCGGATCAACCTGGCGAAGTTCTTCACCTGGACCGGCGGCATGCTGGTGGTGGTCGCGGCGGGCGTGCTGGCGTACGGCTTCCACGATCTGCAGGAGGCGGACATCCTGCCGGGGCTGGCCTCACAGGCGTTCGACATCAGCGCGCAGATCCCGGTCGACAGCTGGTACGGCACGGTGCTGAAGGGCATCTTCAACTTCCAGCCGGACCCGACCGTCCTCCAGGTCACGGTGTGGGCTCTGTATCTGATCCCCACGCTCCTCTTCTTCTTCGCCCCCGGTAGGGTTGCGCCGAATCGTGCCACCCCGGCGGCCGCCCCGTCCGCCCCGGTCGCCCCGAAGGAGCCCGAGCCCCATGACACGCAGGTCGCCGTTCCGGGTGCCCGCAACACTGACGTCGACAGCGGCGGCGCTGGTGATACTCAGCGGGTGCATGACGGTGCACGGCGAGAGGGAGATGCTGCCGGCGGTGTCGAAGGCTGA
- a CDS encoding TetR/AcrR family transcriptional regulator, which translates to MADKAAPDSSRRSERSRRAIFDAALALVGEVGYDKLTIEGIASRAGVGKQTIYRWWPSKAAVLLDAFTDGVDDYAAGLPDTGDLAADLKFVLRATADEFNDPAFQAPYRALAVAGANDEGLSRTFVARLLEPGISVYVDRLRAAQEAGEVAADVDVRIAAEMVLSPFSQRWLMRTGELTYDYVDTLVDQVLRGLRPRD; encoded by the coding sequence ATGGCCGACAAAGCAGCCCCCGACTCCTCCCGCCGCAGCGAACGCTCCCGCCGGGCGATCTTCGATGCCGCCCTCGCCCTCGTCGGCGAGGTCGGTTACGACAAGCTCACGATCGAAGGCATCGCCTCCCGGGCCGGGGTCGGCAAGCAGACGATCTACCGCTGGTGGCCCTCCAAGGCCGCCGTCCTGCTGGATGCCTTCACCGACGGCGTGGACGACTACGCGGCGGGCCTCCCGGACACCGGTGACCTGGCAGCGGACCTGAAGTTCGTGCTGCGGGCGACCGCGGACGAATTCAACGACCCGGCCTTCCAGGCGCCCTACCGCGCCCTCGCGGTGGCCGGCGCGAACGACGAGGGGCTCTCCCGCACCTTCGTCGCCAGGCTGCTGGAGCCCGGTATCAGCGTCTATGTCGACCGGCTGCGGGCGGCCCAGGAGGCGGGCGAGGTGGCCGCCGACGTCGATGTGCGGATCGCCGCGGAGATGGTGCTGAGTCCCTTCTCACAGCGCTGGCTGATGCGGACCGGCGAATTGACCTACGACTATGTCGACACCCTTGTCGACCAGGTGCTGCGCGGACTGCGGCCACGCGACTGA
- a CDS encoding serine hydrolase domain-containing protein has product MERLVRGVRALPDGRPPWAPGVVVLAGRGPVVAAEAAAGWALRYRAHDPERDRGVDLPRDLWEPMRVGTVFDLASLSKLFTAIAAVQQTERGRLALDDEVRADLPAFAPGITVRQLLTHTSGLAPELPFHDHRTRTAQLALLWAEAAAPSGGPGAGHRYSDLNLIALQLILEQRTGHRLDALIRDGITGPLGMSSTSYGPLAPQGVAATEDQRRPWAKADRGMVRGEVHDENAWALGGVAGHAGLFSTAQDLAVLCRTLLNGGAYGTTRILAPHAVAALLDPPGLGFGVDQPYFMGELAGRGAAGHTGFTGTSLVLDRATDTFLVLLANTVHPRRRDGGSAPRAAAATRLARAVSRAT; this is encoded by the coding sequence ATGGAGCGGCTGGTCCGCGGCGTGCGGGCACTGCCCGACGGGCGTCCGCCCTGGGCCCCCGGAGTCGTCGTCCTGGCCGGCCGCGGTCCCGTCGTCGCGGCCGAGGCCGCCGCGGGCTGGGCCCTGCGCTACCGGGCCCACGACCCCGAGCGCGATCGCGGCGTCGATCTGCCCCGCGACCTGTGGGAGCCGATGCGGGTCGGCACGGTCTTCGACCTCGCCTCGCTCAGCAAGCTCTTCACCGCCATCGCCGCGGTCCAGCAGACCGAACGCGGCCGGCTGGCCCTCGACGACGAGGTCCGCGCCGATCTGCCCGCCTTCGCCCCCGGCATCACCGTACGGCAGCTCCTCACCCACACCTCCGGCCTCGCCCCCGAGCTGCCCTTCCACGACCACCGGACCCGCACCGCCCAACTGGCGCTCCTGTGGGCGGAGGCGGCGGCCCCCAGCGGCGGCCCCGGCGCCGGGCACCGCTACTCGGACCTCAACCTCATCGCCCTCCAGCTGATCCTGGAGCAGCGCACCGGGCACCGGCTCGACGCCCTGATCCGCGACGGCATCACCGGCCCGCTGGGCATGTCCAGCACCTCCTACGGCCCGCTGGCGCCGCAGGGCGTGGCGGCGACCGAGGACCAGCGGCGGCCCTGGGCCAAGGCGGACCGCGGCATGGTCCGCGGCGAGGTGCACGACGAGAACGCCTGGGCGCTGGGCGGGGTGGCCGGCCACGCGGGTCTCTTCTCCACCGCCCAGGACCTGGCCGTGCTGTGCCGCACCCTGCTCAACGGCGGCGCCTACGGCACCACCCGGATCCTCGCCCCGCACGCCGTCGCCGCCCTCCTCGACCCTCCCGGCCTCGGCTTCGGCGTCGACCAGCCGTATTTCATGGGCGAGTTGGCGGGCCGCGGCGCGGCGGGGCACACCGGCTTCACCGGCACCAGCCTGGTCCTCGACCGCGCCACCGACACCTTCCTCGTCCTCCTCGCCAACACCGTCCACCCCCGCCGCCGCGACGGCGGCAGCGCCCCGCGCGCCGCGGCCGCCACCCGGCTGGCCCGCGCGGTCTCCCGCGCCACCTGA
- a CDS encoding bifunctional DNA primase/polymerase, with protein MERKSRFSQWLRRPKSGSDGGDTDTGSAAARSREDLLLAAADAGFPVAPAAHPSGYGCSCERIGCPTPARHPISFGWQTVATTDRDKVAAWVRTLPQANFITATGITHDVLDVPVEAGRSALGRLDAAGIDVGPITLSGAGYNGRMLFFTATRGTPDDEDEWWPCELDCHPETMDEHPGLRWHCRGSYALLPPSALPGEQPAVSWLRGPELALPDPLTLLESLTDACAEFNDREPHHHEAAAWPIGR; from the coding sequence ATGGAACGCAAGAGCAGGTTCTCCCAGTGGCTGCGCCGGCCGAAGAGCGGATCGGACGGCGGCGATACGGACACGGGATCAGCGGCTGCGCGCAGCCGCGAGGACCTGCTGCTGGCGGCGGCCGATGCGGGCTTCCCCGTGGCGCCGGCGGCGCACCCCTCCGGCTACGGCTGTTCCTGTGAACGCATCGGCTGTCCCACCCCCGCCCGCCACCCCATCTCCTTCGGCTGGCAGACCGTCGCCACCACCGACCGCGACAAGGTCGCCGCCTGGGTCCGCACCCTCCCGCAGGCCAACTTCATCACCGCCACCGGCATCACCCACGACGTCCTGGACGTCCCCGTCGAGGCGGGCCGCAGCGCGCTGGGACGGCTGGACGCCGCGGGCATCGACGTCGGCCCGATCACCCTCAGCGGCGCCGGCTACAACGGCCGGATGCTCTTCTTCACCGCCACCCGCGGCACCCCGGACGACGAGGACGAGTGGTGGCCCTGCGAGCTGGACTGCCACCCCGAGACCATGGACGAGCACCCGGGGCTGCGCTGGCACTGCCGCGGCAGCTATGCGCTGCTGCCGCCCTCGGCGCTGCCCGGTGAACAGCCCGCGGTGAGCTGGCTGCGCGGCCCGGAGCTGGCCCTGCCCGACCCGCTGACGCTCCTGGAATCGCTCACCGACGCCTGCGCGGAGTTCAACGACCGCGAGCCGCACCACCACGAGGCGGCGGCCTGGCCGATCGGCCGCTGA
- the ddaH gene encoding dimethylargininase, producing MRIPRRSATPRRYLMCPPTHFRVSYSINPWMNPDKPVDPALAYAQWEDLRDRYRALGHRVEELTPVPELPDMVFAANGATVVDGRVLGARFAFTERHGEAAVHARWYRDHGFTDVRVPQHVNEGEGDFAVTASWVLAGRGFRSSPLSHAEAQEYFARPVIGLDLVDPRYYHLDTALCVLDGGSREPGGPAAEIMYYPGAFSAGSRAVLARLFPEALIADAADAAAFGLNAVSDGRHVLLPQAAVGLFEPLRERGYEPVGMDVAELMKGGGSVKCVTGELRVG from the coding sequence TTGCGTATCCCCCGGCGCAGCGCCACCCCCCGCCGCTACCTGATGTGCCCGCCGACGCACTTCCGGGTCAGCTACTCCATCAACCCGTGGATGAACCCCGACAAGCCCGTCGACCCCGCCCTCGCGTACGCCCAGTGGGAGGACCTGCGCGACCGCTACCGCGCGCTCGGCCACCGCGTCGAGGAGCTGACGCCGGTCCCCGAACTCCCCGACATGGTCTTCGCCGCCAACGGCGCCACCGTCGTGGACGGGCGGGTGCTCGGCGCCCGGTTCGCCTTCACCGAGCGGCACGGCGAGGCCGCGGTGCACGCCCGGTGGTACCGCGACCACGGCTTCACCGACGTCCGCGTACCGCAGCACGTCAACGAGGGCGAGGGCGACTTCGCCGTCACCGCCTCCTGGGTCCTGGCCGGCCGCGGCTTCCGCAGCAGTCCGCTCTCGCACGCGGAGGCCCAGGAGTACTTCGCCCGCCCGGTGATCGGCCTCGATCTGGTCGACCCGCGCTACTACCACCTCGATACGGCGCTGTGCGTGCTCGACGGCGGCAGCCGGGAGCCGGGCGGCCCCGCGGCGGAGATCATGTACTACCCCGGCGCGTTCTCCGCCGGGAGCCGGGCGGTGCTGGCCCGGCTGTTCCCCGAGGCGCTGATCGCCGACGCGGCCGATGCGGCGGCGTTCGGGTTGAACGCGGTGTCCGACGGCCGGCATGTGCTGTTGCCGCAGGCGGCGGTGGGGCTCTTCGAGCCGCTGCGGGAGCGGGGGTACGAGCCGGTCGGGATGGATGTGGCCGAGCTGATGAAGGGTGGGGGGAGTGTGAAGTGTGTGACGGGTGAGTTGCGGGTGGGGTGA
- a CDS encoding DUF6243 family protein, producing MSKGNAGGMLGVGGTRTKLSRGALRGGGGADHGGRGRPDAQERRRELVRKFQERAREE from the coding sequence ATGAGCAAGGGAAACGCGGGAGGAATGCTCGGGGTCGGCGGCACCCGTACCAAGCTCTCGCGCGGTGCGCTGCGCGGCGGCGGGGGCGCGGACCACGGCGGCCGGGGGCGGCCCGACGCCCAGGAGCGGCGGCGTGAGCTGGTGCGCAAGTTCCAGGAGCGGGCTCGGGAGGAGTGA
- the efeB gene encoding iron uptake transporter deferrochelatase/peroxidase subunit — MTQDDGTTTEDDKTAQTAEGSAPSRRSLLGWGGAGLALGAVAAGGTAAALRTGGDAQPAGADATSRSAVAFHGTHQAGIATAVQDRLHFASFDVTTDDRDELIALLKEWTKAAARMTAGDTVGDGAVGGLAEAPPDDTGEALGLPPSRLTLTFGIGPTLFEKDGKDRFGIKARRPDALIDLPQFPGDNLDKTRSGGDLCVQACADDPQVAVHAIRNLARIGFGKVAIRWSQLGFGKTSSTTPDAQTPRNMFGFKDGTHNLAGTDSAALDKHVWVADGAAKGKESWMAGGSYLVARRIRMHIETWDRTSRKEQEDIFGRDKGEGAPVGRKHERDTPHLKSMLPTAHVRLAHPDSNGGIRILRRGYSFTDGTDGLGRLDAGLFFLAYQRDVRQGFVPLQKRLAADDALNEYIQHVGSAVFAVPPGVRNADDWWGRELFA; from the coding sequence ATGACGCAGGACGACGGCACGACCACCGAGGACGACAAGACCGCGCAGACCGCCGAGGGCAGCGCCCCCTCCCGGCGCTCCCTGCTCGGCTGGGGAGGCGCGGGGCTGGCGCTGGGCGCGGTCGCGGCCGGCGGCACGGCGGCGGCGCTGCGCACCGGCGGCGACGCCCAGCCGGCCGGCGCGGACGCGACCTCGCGCTCCGCGGTCGCCTTCCACGGCACGCACCAGGCGGGCATCGCCACCGCGGTCCAGGACCGGCTGCACTTCGCCTCGTTCGACGTCACCACCGACGACCGCGACGAGCTGATCGCGCTGCTCAAGGAGTGGACGAAGGCGGCGGCGCGGATGACGGCCGGGGACACGGTCGGCGACGGCGCGGTCGGCGGGCTCGCGGAGGCGCCGCCGGACGACACCGGCGAGGCGCTCGGGCTGCCGCCGTCCCGGCTCACCCTCACCTTCGGGATCGGCCCGACGCTGTTCGAGAAGGACGGCAAGGACCGGTTCGGCATCAAGGCCCGGCGGCCCGATGCCCTGATCGACCTGCCGCAGTTCCCCGGCGACAACCTCGACAAGACGCGCAGCGGCGGCGATCTGTGCGTCCAGGCCTGTGCGGACGATCCGCAGGTGGCGGTGCACGCGATCCGCAACCTGGCCCGGATCGGCTTCGGCAAGGTCGCCATCCGCTGGTCGCAGCTGGGCTTCGGCAAGACGTCCTCGACGACGCCGGACGCGCAGACCCCGCGCAACATGTTCGGCTTCAAGGACGGCACCCACAACCTCGCCGGTACCGACTCCGCCGCGCTCGACAAGCACGTCTGGGTCGCCGACGGCGCGGCGAAGGGCAAGGAGAGCTGGATGGCCGGCGGCTCCTACCTCGTCGCCCGCCGGATCCGGATGCACATCGAGACCTGGGACCGCACCTCGCGCAAGGAGCAGGAGGACATCTTCGGCCGGGACAAGGGCGAGGGTGCTCCGGTGGGCAGGAAGCACGAGCGGGACACCCCGCACCTGAAGTCGATGCTGCCGACCGCCCATGTCCGCCTCGCGCACCCGGACTCCAACGGCGGGATACGCATCCTGCGCCGCGGCTACTCCTTCACCGACGGTACGGACGGCCTGGGGCGGCTGGACGCGGGGCTGTTCTTCCTCGCCTACCAGCGCGACGTCCGCCAGGGCTTCGTACCACTGCAGAAGAGGCTGGCGGCCGACGACGCGCTCAACGAGTACATCCAGCACGTGGGTTCCGCGGTCTTCGCGGTGCCGCCGGGCGTCCGCAACGCGGACGACTGGTGGGGCCGGGAGCTGTTCGCCTGA
- a CDS encoding PhzF family phenazine biosynthesis protein encodes MTELDVLRVFCGPDGAGGNVLGVVRDGAAVPGAAERAALAAELGFSETVFLDDADRGTVDIHTPSVRLPFAGHPLVGLAWLLRSLGRPPRTLRPEAGEVAVRFEGDIVWVRGRAEWVTARTTRRYASAAEVDALPAPPPGEGWLYAWAWQDEAAGVVRARAFPRRIDERGVSRSSGAGARTGAIVEDEATGAAALLLTHELGRPLDIRQGTGSRILTRPYPDGTVAVGGRVCPAAP; translated from the coding sequence ATGACCGAACTCGATGTGCTCCGGGTCTTCTGCGGACCCGACGGGGCCGGAGGCAATGTGCTGGGCGTCGTCCGCGACGGGGCGGCGGTCCCCGGCGCCGCCGAGCGGGCCGCCCTCGCGGCCGAACTCGGCTTCAGCGAGACCGTGTTCCTCGACGACGCCGACCGCGGCACCGTGGACATCCACACCCCGAGCGTCCGGCTCCCGTTCGCCGGGCACCCGTTGGTCGGCCTGGCCTGGCTGCTGCGGAGCCTGGGACGGCCGCCGCGCACCCTGCGCCCGGAGGCCGGGGAGGTCGCGGTCCGCTTCGAGGGGGACATCGTCTGGGTGCGGGGGCGCGCGGAATGGGTGACCGCCCGGACGACCCGGCGGTACGCCTCGGCGGCCGAGGTCGACGCGCTGCCCGCGCCGCCGCCGGGAGAGGGCTGGCTCTACGCCTGGGCCTGGCAGGACGAGGCGGCGGGCGTGGTCCGGGCACGCGCCTTCCCGCGGCGCATCGATGAGCGCGGCGTCAGCCGCTCCAGTGGAGCCGGTGCTCGCACCGGGGCCATCGTGGAGGACGAGGCGACCGGCGCCGCCGCCCTGCTGCTGACCCACGAGCTGGGGCGCCCGCTCGACATCCGGCAGGGCACCGGCTCCCGGATCCTCACCCGTCCGTATCCGGACGGCACCGTCGCCGTCGGCGGCCGGGTGTGCCCCGCCGCGCCGTAG
- a CDS encoding small ribosomal subunit Rsm22 family protein yields the protein MQEELRAALAGLLDGLPPKQAAQAVERLITNYRGTTPTDAPVLRDRADVAAYAAYRMPATFEAVRAALAAFAARVPDWSPATHVDVGGGTGAATWAAAATWEGHRSTVLDWAQPALDLGRELAAKTLPDTEWRRQIIGEGLSVPAGTDLVTVSYVLGELRPEARRAVVAAAAEAATVVVLIEPGTPDGYLRIREARTQLTEAGLRIVAPCPHSGTCPIVPLVQGVGAPPAVAGGDWCHFAARVSRSSLHRQVKGGSLPYEDEKFSYVAATTLDATPAPARITRKPQLRKGQVLLDLCTTQDGLQRTTVTKRHGTHYRQARDAAWGDAWS from the coding sequence ATGCAAGAGGAACTGCGCGCCGCGCTGGCGGGCCTGCTCGACGGCCTGCCGCCCAAACAGGCCGCGCAGGCCGTGGAGCGGCTGATCACCAACTACCGGGGGACCACCCCCACCGACGCCCCGGTCCTGCGGGACCGTGCCGATGTCGCCGCGTACGCCGCCTACCGGATGCCCGCGACCTTCGAGGCGGTACGGGCCGCGCTGGCCGCGTTCGCCGCCCGGGTCCCCGACTGGTCCCCGGCCACCCATGTCGACGTCGGGGGCGGCACCGGCGCCGCCACCTGGGCCGCCGCGGCCACCTGGGAAGGCCACCGCAGCACCGTCCTGGACTGGGCGCAGCCCGCCCTCGACCTCGGCCGGGAACTGGCCGCCAAGACCCTGCCCGACACCGAATGGCGGCGGCAGATCATCGGCGAGGGCCTGTCCGTCCCCGCCGGCACGGACCTGGTCACCGTCTCCTACGTCCTGGGCGAGCTCCGCCCCGAGGCCCGCCGCGCCGTCGTCGCCGCCGCGGCCGAAGCGGCGACCGTCGTCGTCCTGATCGAACCCGGCACCCCCGACGGCTACCTCCGCATCCGCGAGGCCCGCACCCAGCTCACCGAGGCCGGCCTGCGCATCGTCGCCCCCTGCCCGCACAGCGGCACCTGCCCCATCGTCCCGCTTGTCCAGGGAGTGGGGGCGCCCCCAGCGGTAGCTGGGGGAGACTGGTGCCACTTCGCCGCCCGGGTCAGCCGCTCCTCCCTCCACCGCCAGGTCAAGGGCGGCTCCCTCCCGTACGAGGACGAAAAGTTCAGCTACGTCGCCGCCACCACCCTCGACGCCACTCCCGCCCCCGCCCGCATCACCCGCAAACCCCAACTCCGCAAGGGCCAGGTCCTCCTGGACCTGTGCACCACACAGGACGGCCTCCAGCGCACCACCGTGACCAAGCGCCACGGCACCCACTACCGCCAGGCCCGTGACGCCGCCTGGGGCGACGCCTGGTCCTGA
- the efeO gene encoding iron uptake system protein EfeO, translating to MRAHRSSVVAALAAVTAVTAVAGCAAKNDGKEGGGKGAIEVTATDSSCELSAKEFPAGHVRFAVQNKGSKVTEVYVYAAGDRIVTERENIGPGTKAEITAEIKAGSYEVACKPGMKGDGIRQKVTASGKGAAKRDPKLDAAVAAYRSYVQEQADQTLPEAQKFADAVKDGDVEAAKKAYALSRVGWERTEPVAESFGDIDPKVDVRADGVEKGQEWTGWHKLEKSLWEEKKISGDDKKLADRLITDLKDWQKRVGKAEITPTSMANGAKELLDEVATGKVTGEEERYSHTDLVDFQGNVEGAQKAYELLKPVVGKNDPALAKELDKQFKAIRTLLDDHRDSKSADGFASYDTVGKGERKKLSDGVNALAEPLSKLAAAVATTK from the coding sequence ATGCGAGCCCACCGCTCGTCCGTCGTCGCCGCCCTCGCGGCGGTCACGGCCGTCACCGCCGTCGCCGGCTGCGCCGCGAAGAACGACGGCAAGGAAGGCGGCGGCAAGGGCGCCATCGAGGTGACCGCGACCGACTCCAGCTGTGAGCTCTCCGCCAAGGAATTCCCTGCCGGACATGTCCGGTTCGCGGTGCAGAACAAGGGCTCCAAGGTCACCGAGGTCTACGTCTACGCCGCCGGCGACCGGATCGTGACCGAGCGGGAGAACATCGGCCCCGGCACCAAGGCGGAGATCACCGCGGAGATCAAGGCCGGTTCGTACGAGGTCGCCTGCAAGCCCGGCATGAAGGGCGACGGCATCCGGCAGAAGGTGACCGCCAGCGGCAAGGGCGCGGCCAAGCGCGACCCGAAGCTGGACGCCGCGGTCGCCGCGTACCGCAGTTACGTCCAGGAGCAGGCCGACCAGACGCTGCCGGAGGCGCAGAAGTTCGCCGACGCGGTCAAGGACGGCGATGTCGAGGCCGCCAAGAAGGCCTACGCGCTCTCCCGGGTGGGCTGGGAGCGCACCGAGCCGGTCGCCGAGTCGTTCGGTGACATCGACCCCAAGGTCGATGTGCGCGCCGACGGTGTGGAGAAGGGCCAGGAGTGGACCGGCTGGCACAAGCTGGAGAAGTCCCTGTGGGAGGAGAAGAAGATCTCCGGGGACGACAAGAAGCTCGCCGACCGGCTCATCACCGACCTGAAGGACTGGCAGAAGCGGGTCGGGAAGGCCGAGATCACCCCGACCAGCATGGCGAACGGCGCCAAGGAGCTGCTCGACGAGGTGGCCACCGGCAAGGTCACCGGTGAGGAAGAGCGCTACAGCCACACCGACCTGGTCGACTTCCAGGGCAACGTGGAGGGCGCGCAGAAGGCGTACGAGCTGCTCAAGCCGGTCGTCGGCAAGAACGACCCGGCGCTCGCCAAGGAGCTGGACAAGCAGTTCAAGGCGATCCGCACGCTGCTCGACGACCACCGCGACAGCAAGTCCGCCGACGGCTTCGCCTCGTACGACACGGTCGGCAAGGGCGAGCGCAAGAAGCTCTCCGACGGCGTCAACGCGCTGGCCGAGCCGCTGTCCAAGCTGGCCGCCGCCGTGGCCACCACCAAGTAG